The DNA window ATTGGAGACTAACAAATAATGGCCAAAAAGAAAATAAATAAACTGACAGTCGAAGCCCTGATGTCTGATGTCAATAGTGGACACGAAAACCTCATGCTGACACATTTCCCGACAGCCTCGCCAAGCCCCTTGAAATCGGTGTATTTGTGAGATCAGCGGCTGAACTTGACCGTGCCGGTGCTGCAACAGAAACGGGGACATTAAAAGGAGGATAGATATGACAGAAATCAGAAAGATTCGTAAGGTTTTAAAAAGTAAACCTACAATCGAAGGTGCAGGCGTCCATCTGAATCGCGTCTTTGGATTCAGCGAAGTTCCCATGTTTGATCCGTTCCTGCTTCTGGATGATTTCCGCTCAGACAATCCGGAGTATTATCTAAAGGGGTTCCCGTGGCATCCGCACCGCGGGATAGAGACCATCACTTATGTCCTGAGTGGAAAGGTAGAGCATGGTGACAGCATGGGGAACTCGGGTATAATATCCGCAGGCGACCTGCAGTGGATGACCGCCGGTAATGGGATTATTCATCAGGAGATGCACAAGGGTGATACTAACGGAATGATGGGCGGCTTCCAGCTCTGGGCCAATCTACCCGCAAGCCATAAGATGATGGAACCCCGCTACCGGGATATAAATAGCGAACAAATTCCAGAGGTGGTATTGGATAACGGCACAAAAATCAAGGTCATATCCG is part of the Nitrospirota bacterium genome and encodes:
- a CDS encoding pirin family protein gives rise to the protein MTEIRKIRKVLKSKPTIEGAGVHLNRVFGFSEVPMFDPFLLLDDFRSDNPEYYLKGFPWHPHRGIETITYVLSGKVEHGDSMGNSGIISAGDLQWMTAGNGIIHQEMHKGDTNGMMGGFQLWANLPASHKMMEPRYRDINSEQIPEVVLDNGTKIKVISGRLGDIQWPVKDIVIDPEYFDITVSAGSEYVHPTKRGHTVFAYVIEGKGYFCNEKNPFSYETEGINYFDMQRDSSIGNGTIILFDDGNQVMVTTESEPVRFLLISGKPIGEPVAWYGPIVMNTQEELRIAFEEYHNGTFLLFSNRKTQSEYR